Proteins encoded together in one Balaenoptera musculus isolate JJ_BM4_2016_0621 chromosome 6, mBalMus1.pri.v3, whole genome shotgun sequence window:
- the SEC16A gene encoding protein transport protein Sec16A isoform X2, with the protein MQPPPQAVPSGVVRPPPSGSPQSTFWSNSPYRRQANSNAPVAPIACPLQPVTDPFAFSRQALQNTSLGSASKSSPPVVQGPAPPLSLQRAGLPGPHTNAGDSSQGPCEPLPGPPLQPRSDASPFPGVLSPSAPPGPEVSRRVEVAPGPEPEVQTPPYPPQYIPGVGPDSCRVGHPQANTPRPDRPLSRPSPHDGTAAPAAPPFLPQPRQQTPGQWGPVQGGPQPSGQHYRPCPEGPVQNTVCHASSAAHFPAPSNPRQGPGHEQHGPLVSLPGPSASDARNEAVYLQSGNHSANSFDPENAFRQNSRVGNARAGQEFRLSPGVNREQLSDLALINPFAQGNSPESHSHNSLGAGSSWTLPEAGSGALSMFFKGGETENEENLTSEKAVSAGQSDFDGFSPGPGLGQPPAHMGAGGVYQAFLKGSSSEPMQQGGDPQPYFSQSAGIRHDKATTNAAAVDMWGDTARAGTHGAGGPQYENVENLEFIQNQEVLPSEPLSADPSSPSAQLRYGPLPGPAVPRLSAVGHAGGGGPNLEAPDATAHPARSESVSSSYSSQSQRGLPSAARPHDSGGTFIQQEVGKPEDEAPGRFFKQVDSSPVGGETDESTVSQNYRGSLPQPLAPSPPKPTGIFQTSANSSFEPVKSHFTGVKPVEADRANVVGEVRGPSAHQKQRRAAAAAPDASPGNLEQPPDNMETLFLPRVCVPPLTTPTEASSGLLHATGPPLEAVLPAPEKRPLTRAQGAVKCESPATTLWAQNELPDFGGNVLLAPAAPALHVPAKPQPSEVIQPPDEGVCGQQSRQPGPGPAVQSGDGIGASENLENPPQMGEEEALPSQAGPGYATLLSSPPTESLQNQPVLVAQPDQSYNLVQPVNFSVSSLNPNEKNQSWRDSLVGDKPTVSSQAAGGDSGENAPLSGTPAAALICSPLPNRLAQSNFPQVCGASEMVSSQPANLLVQPPSHPVPKNLLPESQKSHNAESILPELVTSPGGSTGVMLVPPVNSTSVPDSNTASHSSSRGEALGALGFTCSRGLENPVGVYSPAQAESLASCQQAVSSHRPRGPGAHSPDRFYQQVTTDAQDQHGPERAQQEPAPPPPHPPPQGPRAALPEPSNPAGPPAQGQPPNPTQPSASPAPADVGQQLPPRPPRSSSMSVASTSSSQAAARSDQQWLQQPPPPDLASYYYYRSLYDGHQPPYPSPFPLDPGTAPHYYQDVYGLYEPRYRPYDGAAAASAESYRYPELERPSSRASHCSDRPAARQGYPEGYYNSKSGWSSQSDYYANYYSSQYDYGDPGHWDRYQYGSRSRDPRTYDRRCWYDAEYDPYRKESYAYGDRPEKYDDHWRYDPRFTGSFDDEPEPHGDPYGEEADRRSEHSERSVQSLRSSFSSRSRQVYRGHNVTAGPYEAPPPPGSFHGDYAYGPYGGDFHGTPGFPEYGYPSEAGWPSVEQAPSRPTSPEKFSVPHICARFGPGGQLIKVIPNLPSEGQPALVEIHSMETLLQHTPEQEEMRAFPGPLGKDDTHKVDVINFAQSKATNCLQDENLIDKESASLLWSFIVLLCRQNGTVVGTDIAELLLRDHRTVWLPGKSPSEANLIDFTHEPAAQVEEESGEAQLSFLTDSQAATTLEKDTERFRELLLYGRKKDALESAMKNGLWGHALLLASKMDSRTHARVMTRFANSLPINDPLQTVYQLMSGRMPAASTCCGDEKWGDWRPHLAMVLSNLNNNVDVEARTMATMGDTLASRGLLDAAHFCYLVAQVGFGVYTKKTTKLVLIGSNHSLPFLKFATNEAIQRTEAYEYAQSLGAQTCSLPSFQVFKFIYCCRLAEMGLATQAFHYCEVIARSVLAQPHRHSPVLLSQLLQVASQLRLFDPQLKEKPEEEAAAEPAWLVQLRLVEQWVKEGTAAWSLDRAFPQRCPSSPRSEVGPCDGPAPAQPASLGTDNPLLAPPVPGAEHVGQDVRLLPSAPLTLPDGQPAFPARVLVFPAPPPAGPVEPGPGCGPPGAALGFQEPSGPDPVAPYPGPGLPSGAPSLQETEHLLPEARSQDAGMMPQEAPGRNALSELGEEDFGGRFANVGSSRTSQGSESSPGGGSAGSGALQPPPPLPLTPAPDVRRPVQAAKETKEPKKSSESWFSRWLPVKKRTEAYLPDDKNKSIVWDEKKNRWVDTNEPEEEKKAPPPPPTSLPKALQAAQPGPGGPPRPAVNMYSRKAARARARYVDVLNPGGPQRSEPALAPADFFAPLAPLPIPAHLFGPNPDAEEAPPAEGAGREGQAPTGGPAKPEPTSEPKVLSSAASLPGPERPPSGADGSQGGELSRCSSLSSLSREVSQHFHQAPGAHAPAGGPPGAAVPFYNPAQFAQASAASGSSRMGRIGQRKYPAY; encoded by the exons ATGCAGCCTCCACCCCAGGCTGTCCCGTCGGGCGTGGTACGGCCGCCCCCGTCCGGGAGTCCTCAGAGCACGTTCTGGTCCAACAGCCCGTACAGAAGACAGGCCAACAGTAATGCACCGGTGGCCCCGATCGCCTGCCCACTGCAGCCGGTGACGGACCCGTTTGCTTTTAGTAGACAGGCGCTCCAAAATACATCACTGGGCAGTGCGTCTAAAAGCAGCCCACCCGTTGTGCAAGGCCCAGCCCCACCGTTGTCTCTTCAGCGTGCTGGTCTGCCTGGGCCACACACAAATGCCGGGGATAGCTCCCAAGGACCCTGCGAGCCTCTGCCGGGCCCTCCGTTGCAGCCCAGGTCAGATGCCAGCCCGTTTCCCGGCGTGCTGAGCCCCTCGGCACCACCTGGGCCCGAGGTGAGCAGGAGAGTCGAGGTCGCTCCCGGCCCGGAGCCTGAAGTTCAGACGCCGCCGTATCCTCCTCAGTACATTCCAGGAGTGGGTCCTGACAGCTGTCGTGTCGGCCATCCACAGGCGAACACGCCACGGCCCGACAGACCCCTGAGCCGGCCGAGCCCGCACGACGGCACCGCGGCACCAGCGGCGccccctttccttcctcagcCTCGTCAGCAAACGCCCGGGCAGTGGGGGCCGGTGCAGGGAGGCCCGCAGCCCTCGGGGCAGCATTACCGGCCCTGCCCAGAGGGACCTGTGCAGAACACGGTGTGCCACGCCTCCAGCGCTGCCCACTTTCCCGCTCCGTCCAACCCGCGTCAGGGTCCTGGCCACGAGCAACACGGCCCCCTGGTGTCTTTACCGGGACCCTCGGCCAGTGACGCGAGAAATGAGGCAGTCTACCTGCAAAGTGGAAACCACTCAGCAAATAGCTTTGATCCAGAAAATGCATTCAGGCAGAATTCCAGAGTTGGGAACGCTCGGGCGGGCCAGGAGTTCAGGTTGAGTCCAGGAGTGAATAGAGAGCAGTTGTCAGACCTGGCTCTCATTAACCCCTTCGCTCAGGGAAACAGCCCAGAAAGCCACTCGCACAACTCCCTGGGTGCCGGGAGCAGCTGGACCCTGCCGGAAGCGGGCTCGGGAGCGCTCTCCATGTTTTTCaaaggaggagagacagagaacgAAGAGAACCTCACATCGGAAAAAGCGGTCTCTGCCGGTCAGTCTGACTTTGATGGTTTCTCCCCCGGCCCGGGCCTCGGCCAGCCTCCCGCACACATGGGGGCAGGAGGCGTTTATCAGGCCTTTCTCAAAGGTTCCAGCAGTGAGCCCATGCAGCAGGGAGGAGACCCACAGCCTTATTTTTCTCAGTCTGCAGGCATCCGACACGACAAAGCAACCACTAACGCTGCCGCTGTTGACATGTGGGGTGACACGGCACGTGCGGGGACTCACGGTGCTGGGGGCCCGCAGTACGAGAACGTCGAGAACTTAGAGTTCATTCAGAACCAGGAAGTTCTGCCAAGTGAGCCCCTAAGCGCAGACCCTTCCTCCCCAAGTGCTCAGCTCAGATACGGGCCCCTTCCCGGGCCGGCTGTCCCCAGGCTCAGTGCCGTGGGCCACGCTGGAGGCGGGGGCCCTAATCTCGAGGCCCCAGATGCGACGGCGCACCCTGCGCGGTCCGAGAGCGTGTCTTCCAGTTACAGCAGCCAGAGCCAGCGGGGTCTTCCCAGTGCAGCCAGGCCCCACGACTCGGGGGGCACGTTCATTCAGCAGGAAGTTGGAAAACCTGAAGATGAGGCTCCGGGGAGGTTTTTTAAGCAGGTCGATTCCTCTCCTGTGGGAGGCGAGACAGACGAGAGCaccgtgagccagaactaccgTGGCAGCCTGCCCCAGCCCTTGGCCCCGAGCCCCCCAAAACCTACGGGAATATTTCAGACGAGTGCAAATAGTTCTTTTGAACCAGTGAAATCGCACTTCACTGGAGTAAAGCCAGTCGAGGCAGACCGTGCCAACGTGGTGGGCGAGGTGAGGGGGCCCAGCGCCCACCAGAAGCAGCGCAGAGCAGCCGCTGCTGCGCCCGACGCCTCCCCTGGCAACCTGGAGCAGCCCCCCGACAACATGGAGACCCTCTTCCTGCCCCGGGTCTGTGTTCCACCTCTCACCACACCCACAGAGGCCAGTTCCGGGCTTCTGCACGCCACGGGGCCGCCCTTGGAAGCTGTGCTCCCCGCGCCTGAGAAGAGGCCCTTGACCAGGGCGCAGGGGGCTGTGAAGTGTGAGAGCCCAGCCACGACTTTGTGGGCGCAGAACGAGCTGCCAGATTTTGGAGGCAATGTCCTCCTAGCCCCAGCTGCTCCCGCACTTCACGTGCCCGCGAAACCTCAGCCATCTGAAGTGATCCAGCCTCCGGATGAGGGGGTGTGTGGCCAGCAGTCCCGGCAGCCGGGCCCCGGCCCCGCCGTGCAGAGCGGGGACGGCATTGGTGCTTCCGAGAATCTCGAGAATCCTCCCCAAATGGGCGAAGAGGAGGCCCTCCCGTCCCAGGCGGGTCCCGGTTATGCCACTCTGCTGTCCTCCCCACCCACCGAGTCTTTGCAGAATCAGCCGGTCTTGGTCGCCCAGCCTGATCAAAGCTATAATTTGGTTCAGCCGGTTAATTTTTCTGTGTCCTCGTTGAATCCTAATGAGAAGAATCAGTCCTGGAGAGATTCTTTGGTGGGAGATAAGCCCACAGTAAGCAGCCAGGCTGCTGGGGGTGATTCTGGAGAAAACGCTCCTTTGTCTGGGACTCCAGCTGCCGCTCTCATCTGCTCGCCTCTGCCTAACCGTCTTGCCCAGAGTAATTTCCCACAAGTTTGTGGTGCCTCTGAAATGGTTTCTAGTCAACCTGCTAATTTGCTGGTTCAACCACCGTCTCATCCAGTTCCGAAGAACTTACTTCCGGAAAGTCAAAAGAGTCATAACGCAGAGAGCATTCTTCCCGAGCTAGTTACCAGCCCTGGTGGAAGCACAGGCGTGATGTTAGTGCCACCTGTGAACAGTACGTCAGTACCTGATAGTAATACGGCAAGTCACTCCAGCAGTCGGGGTGAAGCTTTGGGAGCCCTCGGCTTTACATGCAGTCGGGGTCTGGAAAATCCTGTAGGGGTGTATAGCCCGGCCCAGGCTGAGAGCCTAGCTTCTTGTCAGCAAGCCGTCTCCAGTCACAGACCGCGTGGGCCTGGGGCGCATAGCCCAGACCGTTTCTACCAACAGGTGACGACAGATGCTCAGGACCAGCACGGCCCAGAGAGAGCCCAGCAGGAGCCggcgcctccccctccccatccccctccccaggggCCCAGAGCAGCCCTTCCAGAGCCTTCAAACCCAGCAGGTCCACCAGCGCAAGGACAGCCCCCAAACCCAACCCAGCCGTCTGCAAGTCCGGCTCCAGCTGACGTGGGCCAGCAGCTGCCGCCTCGACCACCTCGGTCCTCCAGCATGTCCGTCGCGTCTACCAGCTCAAGCCAGGCGGCCGCGCGGTCTGACCAGCAGTGGCTGCAGCAGCCGCCGCCTCCAGACTTGGCGTCCTACTACTATTACAGGTCCCTGTACGATGGCCACCAGCCCCCGTACCCCTCACCGTTCCCGCTGGATCCTGGCACCGCCCCCCACTATTACCAG GACGTCTACGGCCTCTATGAGCCCAGATACAGGCCCTACGACGGTGCAGCCGCCGCCTCCGCAGAGAGCTACCGCTACCCCGAGCTCGAGCGGCCCAGCTCCCGGGCGAGTCACTGCTCGGACCGGCCGGCTGCCAG gCAAGGGTATCCTGAAGGTTACTATAATTCCAAAAGTGGATGGAGCAGTCAGAGTGACTACTATGCAAATTATTATTCCAGCCAGTACGATTATGGAG ATCCAGGTCACTGGGACCGGTACCAGTATGGTTCTCGGTCCAGGGACCCCCGCACCTACGACCGGAGGTGCTGGTACGATGCTGAGTACGACCCGTACAGGAAGGAAAGCTACGCTTACGGGGACAG GCCTGAGAAATACGACGACCACTGGCGGTACGACCCCCGCTTCACCGGGAGTTTTGACGACGAGCCTGAGCCCCACGGGGACCCTTACGGGGAGGAGGCGGACCGGCGGAGCGAGCACAGCGAGCGCTCAGTGCAGAGCCTGCGCAGCAGCTTCAGCTCCCGCTCCCGCCAG GTGTACAGAGGTCACAACGTGACTGCTGGGCCCTACGAGGCGCCCCCTCCACCGGGCTCCTTCCACGGCGATTACGCCTACGGCCCCTACGGCGGCGATTTCCACGGCACCCCAGGCTTCCCGGAGTACGGCTACCCTTCTGAGGCCGGCTGGCCCTCCGTGGAGCAAG cTCCATCGAGACCAACTTCTCCTGAGAAATTCTCAGTGCCTCATATCTGTGCCAGGTTTGGTCCTGGGGGTCAGCTCATCAAAGTGATTCCAAATCTGCCTTCAGAAGGACAGCCTGCGTTGGTTGAAATTCACAGCATGGAG ACCTTGCTGCAGCACACGCCGGAGCAGGAGGAGATGCGGGCGTTCCCGGGGCCTCTTGGCAA AGATGACACCCATAAAGTGGATGTTATTAATTTTGCACAGAGCAAAGCTACAAACTGTTTACAGGATGAAAATTTAATTGACAAAGAGTCCGCGAGTCTTCTTTGGAGCTTTATTGTTCTGTTATGCAGACAGAACGGG ACCGTGGTGGGCACAGACATCGCGGAACTCTTGTTACGAGACCACCGAACCGTGTGGCTTCCTGGGAAGTCACCCAGTGAGGCCAACCTGATTGATTTCACTCACGAGCCTGCGGCACAAGTGGAGGAGGAGTCCGGGGAGGCCCAGCTCTCGTTCCTCACCGACAGTCAGGCCGCCACCACCCTTGAAAAAGACACGGAGCGGTTCCGAGAGCTGCTGCTCTACGGCCGGAAGAAG GATGCTTTAGAGTCCGCGATGAAGAACGGCTTGTGGGGTCACGCCCTGTTACTTGCCAGCAAGATGGACAGCCGGACACACGCCAGAGTCATGACCAG GTTCGCCAACAGCCTTCCGATCAACGACCCTCTGCAGACGGTCTACCAGCTGATGTCCGGGCGGATGCCAGCCGCGTCCACG TGTTGTGGAGACGAGAAGTGGGGAGACTGGCGGCCACACCTGGCCATGGTTTTGTCCAACCTGAACAACAACGTGGACGTGGAAGCCCGGACGATGGCCACGATGGGGGACACTCTGG CCTCGAGAGGACTCCTTGATGCTGCACACTTCTGCTACCTCGTGGCCCAGGTTGGATTTGGGGTTTATACCAAGAAAACCACAAAGCTTGTTTTAATTGGATCAAACCACAG TTTGCCGTTTTTGAAGTTCGCGACCAACGAAGCTATTCAGAGGACAGAAGCCTACGAGTACGCTCAGTCCCTGGGGGCGCAGACCTGCTCCTTACCCAGCTTCCAG GTGTTTAAGTTCATCTACTGCTGCCGCCTGGCTGAGATGGGGCTTGCCACGCAGGCCTTCCACTACTGCGAGGTGATCGCCAGGAGCGTCCTGGCGCAGCCCCACAGACACTCGCCGGTGCTGCTCAGCCAGCTGCTTCAG GTCGCCTCCCAGTTGCGCCTCTTTGACCCTCAGCTGAAGGAGAAGCCGGAGGAGGAGGCCGCTGCGGAGCCTGCCTGGCTGGTCCAGCTGCGGCTCGTCGAGCAGTGGGTCAAG GAGGGCACCGCGGCGTGGAGTCTGGACAGAGCCTTCCCCCAGCGCTGTCCCAGCTCGCCGCGCTCCGAGGTGGGGCCGTGTGACGGCCCAGCGCCCGCCCAGCCGGCGAGCCTGGGCACCGACAACCCGCTGCTGGCGCCGCCTGTGCCCGGCGCTGAGCACGTGGGCCAGGACGTGCGGCTGCTGCCCTCAG CTCCACTGACGCTCCCCGATGGTCAGCCGGCCTTCCCCGCCAGGGTGCTGGTGTTCCCAGCGCCACCGCCGGCGGGCCCTGTCGAGCCGGGACCTGGCTGTGGACCCCCAGGGGCTGCACTTGGCTTTCAAGAGCCCTCTGGGCCTGATCCTGTGGCTCCGTACCCAGGGCCTGGCCTGCCGTCTGGTGCACCATCTCTACAAGAGACTGAACATCTGCTCCCGGAGGCCAGGAGCCAGGACGCAG GAATGATGCCACAAGAGGCACCCGGCAGAAACGCGCTGTCGGAGCTAGGAGAAGAGGATTTTGGTGGAAGATTTGCTAATGTG GGCTCCTCAAGGACGTCACAGGGCTCCGAGTCATCTCCGGGCGGGGGGAGCGCTGGCTCAGGGGCCCTGCAGCCGCCTCCGCCTCTGCCTCTGACGCCTGCGCCCGACGTGAGGAGACCTGTCCAGGCAGCCAAGGAGACCAAGGAGCCTAAGAAG AGCAGCGAGTCCTGGTTCTCTCGTTGGCTGCCTGTGAAGAAGAGGACAGAAGCTTACTTGCCAGACGACAAGAACAAATCG ATCGTCTGGGATGAAAAGAAGAACCGCTGGGTGGACACGAACGAGCCGGAGGAGGAG AAGAAGGCTCCGCCCCCACCTCCAACATCCCTTCCCAAGGCTCTGCAAGCCGCCCAGCCTGGCCCTGGAGGGCCCCCCAGACCCGCTGTGAACATGTATTCTAGAAAAGCAG CCCGAGCCCGAGCGCGCTACGTGGACGTCTTGAACCCGGGGGGCCCCCAGCGGAGCGAGCCAGCCCTTGCCCCCGCGGACTTCTTTGCGCCACTGGCCCCACTTCCGATTCCCGCACACCTGTTCGGACCAAACCCAG ATGCAGAGGAAGCACCGCCCGCCGAGGGGGCTGGCAGGGAAGGGCAGGCACCGACGGGGGGGCCAGCCAAGCCAGAGCCCACCTCGGAGCCCAAG GTGCTCAGTTCTGCGGCGTCGCTCCCTGGACCTGAGCGCCCACCCTCCGGAGCGGACGGTTCCCAGGGAGGAGAG CTTTCGCGCTGTAGTTCACTGAGCTCGTTATCACGTGAAGTGAGCCAGCATTTTCACCAG GCTCCCGGCGCTCACGCCCCTGCAGGGGGCCCTCCCGGGGCAGCGGTGCCCTTCTACAACCCTGCTCAGTTTGCACAA GCCTCTGCTGCCTCGGGAAGTTCAAGGATGGGAAGGATTGGCCAGAGGAAGTACCCAGCATATTGA